In the genome of Acaryochloris sp. CCMEE 5410, the window TATTTGAGAGTCGCCGAAAAAATACAACGGTTCTTATCCTTACCGACCCTTGAGCTTGAAACGCTTTGGCTACCGCTGGTTGAACTGTGGCTGAGCAAGCAGTACCCTCAAGGCTCCCAGCTTTATATCGTCATCGACCGTACCAGTTGGGGTGTGATTAATCTATTGATGGTGAGCGTGGTCTGGCAACATCGCGCTATTCCCATATGGTGTGAAGCGCTCGCTAAAAAGGGCAGCAGCAACTATGACGAGCAAACGGCTATTTTGAGCAACGTCATTCGCCATTTATCCGCCTATCGTCTGGTTATCCTCGGTGACCGAGAGTTTTGTTCCGTCAAGCTCGGACAGTGGTTAGCTCAACAGAAGGTCCACTTTTGTCTGCGCCTCAAGCGGAATACCGAAGTGTCTATGGACCAGCAGTTTACTCAACAACTTCAACAGTTTGGCCTTGCCCTGGTCAAAAGCTGTTTCTCAATGATGTACGCGTCACTCAGGCTAAAGGCTTTGGACACTTCAATGTGGCCGCCAAATGGAAACGACGCTATCACGGCTTTGCGCCTGATGAAGCCTGGTTTATCCTCACGAACTTCTGTGACCTCAACAGCGCTATCGTCAGCTATCAAAACGCTTCTGTATCGAAGAAATGTTCCGCGACTTCAAACAGGGAGGCTATTGCCTCGAAGGCTCTCAAGCGATGGAAGAGCGTTTGGTTGCGATTGTCATTCTGATTGCCATTGCCTATACCAGTGCAGCCCTGCAAGGGCAAAGTCTTAAGCAAAAAGGACTCCAGCGCTACATTACTAGACCCGAATCTCCCACCTCACCGAACAAGCGTCATAGTGCATTCCGAGTCGGACTCTCTGCTCATCTGTGGGCGATAACAGGGGATGGAGTTCTGGCTCGATTGGTGGATGAGCTGATGAAACTCTCTCCCAATAAGCTACCTGAATATCAACGGGGGATGAGAGCGATGGAGCTTGTCTGTGCTGGGTTATAGTCGCCATGTCGCCCTTGCAGCTCGCTTTCCCCAATAGACATCGCGAAGGAACCCTTTCTGGTCTGGGGCAAATCCCCTCTGTTTGAGGGGTTGATAGTCCACTTCACCCTGGAGTTGAACATAAGCACTCTTCTTTTGCCTGAGCACAAACTCAACCTGTCGTTGGCTCAACCACAGTGACCTTTACTCGAAAAAGTGGACATTTGACCTTTACTCGAAAAAGTGGACATTCCCGAAGAGTCGATAACCTAGGAGAATGTTTACATGACACAAAGACCCCGTCGAACCTTTACTACTGAACAGAAGGCTGAGGCCGTCAAAATTGTTCAACAGTCTGGTAAATCTGTTAATCAAGTGGCGAGAGAACTGGACTTAACCCGAGTGCCTTACGCAAATGGATCAAACAAGCCCAAATTGACCAACACCCTATCCCCGGTGGCCCCTTGACATCTGCTGAGCGTCAAGAACTCAACCAATTGCGTCGAGACCTCAAACGCGTTCAGATGGAACGAGATTTCCTAAAAAAGCAGCAACCTTCTTTGCTCAGGAAAGCTCAACCCCTATGAGTTAATCAAAGCAGAGAAGGTGAACTTCCCCATTGTCTTGATGTGTAAAGTCCTCAAGTTATCGAGAAGTGGCTACTATGCCTGGGTAAAGCGAAAGCCCTCCCCTAGACACCAGGAGAATGAAATCTTGTCAGAGCAGATTCAACGCTAGGGATTTGTGCTCAAGCGAAGCGTCCATTCAAAGTCACTACTCATTCTGAGCATGATGGGCCGATGGCCCCGAATATCCTAGACAGGACGTTTACGAGCGAGAAACCTGACCAAGCTTGGGTTGCAGATATCACCTATATCTCGACCCATGAAGGATGGTTATATTTGGCCGTCATTATTGACTTGTTCTCTCGACGAGTCGTAGGTTGGTCCATGGCTGAGCATATGCGGACACAATTAGTTCTCAATGCCCTAAAGGCTGCCTTAGGACAACGGATACCAGCACAGACTGGATTAATCTTTCATTCTGACCGAGGCAGTCAATATGCCAGTGGGGACTATCAACAGGCTTTAATCAAGAAGGGAATCACTTGTAGTATGAGTCGTCGAGCCAATTGCTGGGATAATGCGGTGGCTGAAAGCTTTTTGGGGACCCTCAAAACTGAGTTAATTTATCCCACAACGTTCCCTAATCGAGCGATGGCTAAGACGGCTATTGCAGAATGAATTGAGGTTTTCTACAACCGACAACGACTTCATTCAACCCTTGGATATTGCGCCCCTGTCCAATTTGAAGAAAATTACTGGAGGACACGAAATCAAACACTCGCAGCTTAAATGAACTGTCCACTTTTTCGAGTAAAGGTCAATCTCGAACCCCATTTTTCGCCTGACGAGCTGAAGTCTCATTACCGAGCCAGCCAAGACCCAGTAGAATCGCGCCGCTGGCATCTACTATGGCTCGTCAGTGAGCAAACAACGCTAACTCAAGCAGCCCAAGTGGTCGGTCTCAACTACGATTACGCTCGAGAAATCGTCAGGGAGTATAACCACAATGGCGCCCATGGGTTACGCAACCGACGCAAAGATAAGCGACCTCATCAATCTCGCAGTCTTCTGACTCAAGACCAATGTGCACAATTGTTGACTCGTCTACAAACCCCACCCGCCGACGGTGGTCTATGGAACGGCCCCAAAGTAGCCCAGGTCATCGCTCAGATGACAGGAGTCGATAAGGTTTGGCCCCAACGCGGTTGGGACTATCTCAAGCGATTGGAGCAGTCCCTGCAATGCCCACGTCCTCACCACCGTAAAGGTGAACCAGAGGCCCAAGCCGCTTTAAGAAAACTGCCTGAGTACAAAGCAGAATTGGAGCGACGCTACCCTAATGCTCAGGTCGAAGTTTGGTCCTTGGATGAACATCGTTTAGGCCTTAAACCCATTATTCGAAAGATTTGGGCGCCTGTGGGTCAGCGTCCAATTGCTGAGGTGGACCATCGCTATGAATGGACCTATCTGTATGGATTCGTTCATCCCGCAACTGGCAATACCGAATGGTTCATTCTGCCTCGGGTCAATGGAGAATGGTTTAATCAAGCCCTACAAAGCTTTGCTCAGCAAGTTGGAGCGGGAAAGCACAAACAGATTCTTCTCGTTCTGGATGGAGCCGGATGGCATACCTGTAAGAATCGGGTGGTGCCACCTGGCATTCATCTGAAGGTTTTACCCCCCTATTCTCCAGAGCTACAGCCCGCTGAACGGTTGTGGCGGCTAGCGGATGAACCACTGGCCAATCGGTGTTTTGAGACCCTGGAAGACCTCGAAGATGTTCTCGAACAGCGCTGTCGAACTTTAATGACAATGCAATCGGACATTAAAGCTCTCACTCACTACCATTGGTGGCCAGCTTGACAGATAAGATATTTCGGGGTTTAATGAGTCGGATTTGGTATTAGATCGCATTCTACTGTTCTTCAGATAACTTGGAAACCTCTGCAATAGCTTGCTGGAAGAGTTCAGTCATAGGTGCAAATTGTGATTAACTATCGACATTCCCAAAGTTGCCAATCTTGATGCGCCAATTTTGCTTTGCCATTAATTTATTGTTACTGCCCAGGCTTAAATCATTGTGTTGAGAATGAAGGTATAACTCTATCTGAGACTATGTTTTAAGCACACCAGCAGTCAATCCGTACTCATTCGTTGAACAAGAAAGTCTCTGACCAGAAAATTAGTGAATCTGATATTCGAGCAATCTACCATCAAGGAGAGGATGCAGTTGTTGAGCTGGTCACCCTTCTTATTAAACGGATAGAGCGACTAGAAGAGCATCTTGGCAAAGATAGTCGGAACAGTAGTAAACCACCCTCAAGCGATGGCTTTGGGAAGCGGACCAAAAGTCTACGGGGTAAGAGTAAGCGTAAAAGTGGGGGTCAAAAAGGCCATCCCGGTAGTACCTTGGAATGGCGTGAAACCGTCGATGCCGTAGTGTTACATCCAGTCACTCAATGTCAAGGCTGTGGTGCCTCGTTAACAGAGGTCGCCGTCCTTGAGTATGAACTGCGCCAGGTTCATGAGCTGCCCTCCTTGTCATTACAGGTCATCGAGCATCAAGCAGAAGTCAAATATTGTGAGCACTGTCAAACCTTGAACCGGGGTAAATTCCCCAGCGATGTCACCAATGTGGTTCAGTATGGCAGTAATCTCAAAGGCTTGATGGTGTATTTGATGGAGGCTCAACTGTTGCCGTTTGAGCGCACCCGTGAACTGCTTAAAGACCTCTTGGGTTGTCAGGTTTCTGAAGGAACCCTGTGCAACACCCGTACAACCTGTGCCCAGCAATTAGAACCGATTGAAGCCCAGATCAAAGACGCTATTGAGCAAGCAGCTGTGGGACATTTTGACGAGACGGGGTTGCGAGTCAACAGCAAGTTGTGGTGGCTGCATGTCGCTTGTACGAGTGGATTAACCTACTACTTTGTCCATGCCAAACGCGGCACAGCAGCGATGGACGAAATGGATATTCTGCCAAACTTTACGGGCACGAGTATTCATGATGGTTGGAAGAGCTATGCCCGCTATGGTTGTACGCATAGCTTATGCAATGCCCATCATTTGCGCGAACTCCGATTTATTGTTGAACGCTACAAACAACCTTGGGCTGAGGAGATGATCTCACTGCTGCTAGATATCAAAGCTGAGGTAGAGCGGGCAAAAGCTGAACACTTAAGCGTTCTCGATGCGAGACAAGTCGAGGCGTTTGAGCAGCGGTATCGCCAAGTGTTAGCCGATGGATTCAAGCATAATCCAATGCCAACCGTCGATGAAAATGCACCCAAGAAACGAGGCAAGCAGAAGCAGAGTACACCCAAAACTTGCTCGACCGACTTCGAAAGCACCAAGCTGCTGTCTTGGCGTTTATGTATGATTTTCAGGTGCCTTTGATAACAATCAGGCTGAGCGCGATATCCGCATGATGAAGTTGAAGCAGAAGATATCGGGATGTTTTCGCTCCTTGGCAGGTGCCCAGCAGTTCTGCCGCATTCGCGGTTATATTTCAACTTTGAGAAAGCAAGATATCCCTGTACTGGATGCACTCAAAAGTATTTTTGCTGACAATCCTGTTAGACCAGTGCTTCAGCCTGGGCAGTAACAATTTATTTTTAGAGTGGGTTGCTGAATGTCATCGATTAATTCTGATCTATCCTCCGAAAGTTCAAGGCTAAGGATAGATCAGTGCGACCTGTGGAAAGTATGTTTTATATTTGCTGACATCTCTAGTGATTAAGTCAAATTCTGAAACAGAAGCATGAGCACCAATAAAGAAATCAGGTAAGGGTGAGGTTTTCGTTCCTTTATTTTTTCTATATTGCAAAAATACCTTACCGGTTAGGAACAATGCTTCACGAGGCATTTCCAAAACTTTCAAATGCAATACTTCGATAGCGCTCTCCAATTCTTCTATTTTTTCAAACCCCATTGATATTTCAGTGTAGACAATCGAGTTGATATAGAGGGTGTTGGTGAGGCTATATCTCTCTAAAATGCTTTCTGACCACTCTGCCCAATTTGGATCATCCGTAAATAAATCTAGCAACACGCATGAGTCAATCAAAATGCCGTTCACGACTGTTCTCTGGTGAGATCTAAAATCTCATCAGTCGACATCTTGACTGTCGCTATGCCTCTCAGCTTCTCAAATTTTTTGGTTGCCCTTTGGCTACTGACTTTCTCGATGTAAAATCTTCCGTTCTCTTCGATAAATTCAACCTCTGTCTCAGGCATAATACCTAAAATTTCTCTAACCTTCCTAGGGATTGTCACTTGTCCTTTTGTGGTCACTCGCATCTGAGCGGCTCTTTCTCAATCAATGTAATACCAATATAGTATTACTTTTTAATCATTGAAGAACGAGAACTGCACAGGTACGTTCAAGTCTTATTCCAGCAACCAAGCAAACAACTCTTTTACCGTAAGCTGTAACCCACTAGCACAAGAGGGTACAGGAATGACTTTATCTGGCTCATCCAAGACTTCAGGTTCTTGTTTGGGGCGATAGACAAACACTGTTTGCTCACCTGGGTCGATTAACCAACCCACTTCGGTTCCGTGGTGCAGACAGTGGAGAATATTCTTTGTGACCTTCGTTTGGCTTTGATGGGGAGACAGGATTTCAACGGTCCAATCTGGTGCGATAGAAAAGGTGTTGGCAATTTCCCCATTCTGATCGCGGGGAATTGGTGCCAAAGAAACACTGCAATATCAAGAACAATGGAACGATTACCAAAGGTACAGCGCAGTTCAGGAAAGGCACGAGCAGTACGCTTGGACTTAACGGCCCCATTGATAGCAGGTACAAGTTCTCCTTGAATGACACTATGTTTCCCTTGGGGCATTGGCTTTTGAATAATGTGACCATCAATGTATTCATTTGCAGGCTTCGTTTCAGGCAGTTCCAGAAACTCCGCCAAGGTCAGCGTTTTTGAGGGTGTTTGTACCATTTAGGTTTACTCTTTGCCCGCAAGTTTGGAAACTCAACACTATTTTATCTAGGAACTGGA includes:
- a CDS encoding IS630 family transposase; this encodes MNCPLFRVKVNLEPHFSPDELKSHYRASQDPVESRRWHLLWLVSEQTTLTQAAQVVGLNYDYAREIVREYNHNGAHGLRNRRKDKRPHQSRSLLTQDQCAQLLTRLQTPPADGGLWNGPKVAQVIAQMTGVDKVWPQRGWDYLKRLEQSLQCPRPHHRKGEPEAQAALRKLPEYKAELERRYPNAQVEVWSLDEHRLGLKPIIRKIWAPVGQRPIAEVDHRYEWTYLYGFVHPATGNTEWFILPRVNGEWFNQALQSFAQQVGAGKHKQILLVLDGAGWHTCKNRVVPPGIHLKVLPPYSPELQPAERLWRLADEPLANRCFETLEDLEDVLEQRCRTLMTMQSDIKALTHYHWWPA
- a CDS encoding type II toxin-antitoxin system VapC family toxin encodes the protein MNGILIDSCVLLDLFTDDPNWAEWSESILERYSLTNTLYINSIVYTEISMGFEKIEELESAIEVLHLKVLEMPREALFLTGKVFLQYRKNKGTKTSPLPDFFIGAHASVSEFDLITRDVSKYKTYFPQVALIYP
- a CDS encoding AbrB/MazE/SpoVT family DNA-binding domain-containing protein, which codes for MRVTTKGQVTIPRKVREILGIMPETEVEFIEENGRFYIEKVSSQRATKKFEKLRGIATVKMSTDEILDLTREQS